A genome region from Populus alba chromosome 5, ASM523922v2, whole genome shotgun sequence includes the following:
- the LOC118029971 gene encoding uncharacterized protein translates to MGLFSMTLAGSGFILIGAWESLTSSTASQNWNSVSNPSSPLKQTPKSATQRNSNSSSSSANYITVSIFSLLFIVNSLISFFNAVNSRDQVGSALQLQILAVAALFLLYSVLGLLSNFSSFVRFPSSILNLIVLFAFVEEFLLFYMQRKDPSGIENRYFDLMLVPILICVVSTTLELKSPWKSNDYPRLARGVGLILQGMWIVQMGLSFYTNLIVHGCSLHEKSRGNYTIKCKGHPEYHRARGIATLQFNCHLALLVISAMSVYSVMAKNNGARGDSYKPLGAEMQQMENHGLFTLDSDDDEIREEEDVTMKKGAVVAVNGFGSHE, encoded by the coding sequence atgggGCTATTCTCAATGACTTTAGCTGGTAGTGGTTTTATTCTGATTGGTGCATGGGAATCTCTCACATCCTCAACCGCAAGCCAAAACTGGAACTCAGTTTCAAATCCATCTTCACCGCTGAAGCAAACACCAAAATCAGCTACTCAAAGAAACTCAAACTCATCTTCCTCTTCTGCGAACTATATCACTGTTTCCATCTTCTCCCTTCTCTTTATTGTCAACTCTCTAATCTCCTTTTTCAACGCTGTTAACTCACGAGATCAAGTTGGCTCAGCCCTCCAACTACAAATCCTAGCTGTTGCGGCTCTTTTCTTGTTATACTCAGTTTTGGGTCTTTTATcgaatttttcaagttttgttcGCTTCCCTTCTTCGATccttaatttgattgttttgttcGCATTTGTTGAAGAGTTTCTTCTGTTTTATATGCAAAGAAAGGACCCAAGCGGAATAGAGAACAGGTATTTCGATCTTATGCTTGTGCCCATTTTGATATGTGTGGTTTCTACGACTCTTGAACTGAAATCACCATGGAAATCGAATGATTATCCAAGATTAGCACGTGGGGTTGGGTTGATTTTGCAAGGGATGTGGATTGTGCAAATGGGTCTTTCTTTTTACACCAATTTGATTGTTCATGGTTGCTCTTTGCACGAAAAGAGTAGAGGGAATTACACTATCAAATGTAAAGGACATCCTGAGTATCATAGAGCAAGAGGAATCGCTACTCTTCAATTTAATTGCCATCTTGCTCTGCTAGTGATTTCCGCGATGAGTGTCTACTCAGTCATGGCTAAGAATAACGGGGCTCGTGGTGATTCGTATAAACCTCTTGGAGCAGAGATGCAGCAAATGGAGAATCATGGCCTGTTCACTTTGGATTCTGATGATGATGAGATTAGAGAAGAAGAGGACGTTACTATGAAGAAAGGCGCTGTGGTGGCTGTTAATGGTTTTGGATCTCATGAATGA